A single region of the Phalacrocorax carbo chromosome 4, bPhaCar2.1, whole genome shotgun sequence genome encodes:
- the SMIM18 gene encoding small integral membrane protein 18: MATLNTTHWNETTSISQYLGFQVQKIYPFHDNWNTACFIILIIFIFTVVSLVVLAFLYELLDCCCCVKNKTVKDLENEPNPVRAMINSFRKRETEVV, translated from the coding sequence ATGGCAACCCTCAACACCACTCACTGGAATGAAACGACATCCATTTCCCAGTATCTGGGCTTTCAAGTACAAAAAATTTACCCTTTCCATGATAACTGGAACACCGCCTGCTTCATTATTCTGATCATATTCATCTTTACAGTAGTGTCTCTGGTGGTGTTGGCTTTCCTCTATGAACTGCTAGACTGTTGCTGCtgtgtgaaaaataaaactgtgaaaGACTTGGAGAATGAACCCAATCCTGTTAGAGCAATGATAAACAGCTTCAGAAAGCGCGAAACAGAGGTGGTGTAG